The Stratiformator vulcanicus genome has a segment encoding these proteins:
- the pncB gene encoding nicotinate phosphoribosyltransferase translates to MPILSLLDNDLYKFTMQHAVLDNFPGTPVEYRFTDRRPSGRFNDAFVRGFSEELERMSELRVSDEEIEYVRSRMPFLNRPDYLTYLKSYRFDPDEVSFEVRRDGRLELSIQGMWGRSILWEVPILAAVSEQYFRHCEADWSMEGQPDLATEKARRLSAAGLKFADFGTRRRRNSDVQSLFIERAKRESGFVGTSNVHFAREHDVTPIGTMAHEWIMGVSGLDGLRRANREALRRWARTFRGNLGIALSDTFGTGAFFEDFAGDLARLYDGVRHDSGDPIAFGERVIAHYHGLGVKPEHKTIVFSDSLDVDKAVELRRHFEGRINVSFGIGTHFTNDFADGRSLSIVIKMWSVAGVPVVKISDEPAKAQGDPDALRVARWTFEGAPLDQDESLTAETSRGS, encoded by the coding sequence ATGCCGATCCTCTCGCTGCTCGACAACGACCTTTACAAATTTACGATGCAGCACGCTGTGCTCGACAACTTTCCGGGCACGCCGGTCGAGTATCGCTTCACCGACCGACGACCATCCGGTCGGTTCAACGACGCCTTCGTTCGCGGGTTCTCCGAAGAATTGGAGCGTATGTCGGAGCTGCGGGTCTCCGATGAGGAGATCGAATATGTCCGCAGTCGGATGCCGTTCCTCAATCGGCCCGACTATCTGACCTATCTCAAGTCATACCGTTTCGACCCCGACGAGGTCAGCTTTGAGGTCAGAAGGGATGGTCGGCTTGAGTTGTCGATTCAGGGGATGTGGGGGCGTTCGATCCTGTGGGAGGTCCCGATCCTCGCTGCCGTCAGCGAGCAATACTTCCGGCACTGCGAAGCCGATTGGTCGATGGAGGGCCAGCCCGATCTGGCGACGGAGAAGGCGCGGCGGCTTTCCGCAGCAGGACTCAAGTTCGCCGACTTCGGCACGCGTCGCCGACGCAATTCCGACGTGCAGTCCTTGTTCATCGAACGCGCGAAACGAGAGTCGGGTTTCGTCGGAACGTCGAACGTCCATTTCGCCCGGGAGCACGACGTGACGCCGATCGGCACGATGGCCCATGAGTGGATCATGGGCGTCTCGGGACTCGATGGTCTGCGGCGGGCCAACCGTGAGGCGCTTCGTCGCTGGGCTCGGACGTTCCGCGGCAACCTCGGAATCGCACTCAGCGATACGTTCGGCACCGGGGCATTCTTCGAAGACTTCGCAGGAGACCTCGCGCGGCTGTACGACGGCGTGCGTCACGACAGCGGCGACCCAATCGCATTCGGCGAACGGGTCATCGCTCACTACCACGGGCTCGGCGTGAAACCGGAGCATAAGACGATCGTGTTCAGCGACTCACTCGACGTCGACAAGGCTGTTGAACTCCGGCGTCACTTCGAAGGCCGCATCAACGTCAGCTTCGGGATCGGGACCCACTTCACAAACGACTTCGCCGACGGGCGGTCGCTCAGCATCGTGATCAAGATGTGGAGCGTCGCGGGTGTCCCGGTCGTGAAGATCAGCGACGAGCCGGCCAAAGCGCAGGGCGATCCTGACGCGCTTCGCGTCGCGCGGTGGACGTTCGAGGGGGCTCCGCTGGATCAGGACGAGTCATTGACGGCTGAAACAAGCCGCGGTTCCTGA
- a CDS encoding DUF1559 domain-containing protein codes for MTIKRRSGFTLIELLVVIAIIAILVALLLPAVQQAREAARRSQCSNNLKQIGLALHNYHEAYGSLPIGWIVDGTVGDDGETGLGVGWAWGTAILPFLDQEALYRKFTFTDATAEPSNRDFLETYLPSVSCPSDNNPKKSGDPTNSKDESLRPSYVGNWMLYSQNHPQYYELYPPSKSGDWEYTGVFATNHVFKFKDITDGTSNTIAVGETNYNQRRNILWYGVSRFSSTSGRNKTKFKNNNSDFRNLVGSGGNSSDRGINVGAANGFNGSHPGGVQFLLADGSVHFISENIDDAKPTWNDVKNASGWKAGFASKMGVLQQLLARNDGIPIGKF; via the coding sequence ATGACTATTAAAAGAAGGTCGGGTTTCACGCTCATAGAATTACTGGTGGTAATTGCGATCATCGCCATTTTGGTCGCACTACTCCTTCCGGCGGTGCAGCAGGCCCGTGAGGCCGCGCGACGCTCGCAGTGCTCAAATAACTTAAAGCAAATTGGTTTAGCGCTACACAACTATCATGAGGCCTACGGGTCGTTACCGATCGGTTGGATCGTCGATGGCACTGTGGGTGATGACGGGGAGACCGGCCTCGGCGTCGGCTGGGCGTGGGGGACTGCGATTCTGCCGTTTCTCGACCAGGAGGCGCTGTACCGGAAGTTTACGTTCACCGACGCGACGGCCGAGCCTAGCAATAGAGACTTTCTGGAGACATACCTTCCGTCCGTTTCGTGCCCATCAGACAACAATCCGAAGAAAAGTGGCGATCCGACAAACTCCAAAGACGAATCATTACGCCCCAGTTACGTCGGAAACTGGATGCTCTACAGTCAGAACCATCCCCAATACTATGAGCTCTATCCGCCGAGCAAGAGCGGCGATTGGGAGTACACTGGAGTATTCGCCACGAATCACGTCTTTAAGTTCAAAGACATCACCGATGGCACGTCCAACACGATTGCGGTGGGCGAAACGAATTATAATCAACGCCGCAATATTTTGTGGTATGGCGTGTCACGGTTCAGTTCGACGAGTGGCAGGAATAAGACCAAGTTTAAGAATAACAATTCCGACTTCCGAAATCTCGTCGGCTCCGGCGGTAATTCGTCCGATCGCGGTATTAATGTGGGTGCGGCAAACGGCTTCAACGGCAGCCACCCCGGTGGAGTGCAATTCCTGCTTGCCGATGGCTCAGTGCATTTCATCAGTGAAAATATTGATGACGCAAAGCCGACTTGGAATGACGTGAAAAACGCGAGCGGATGGAAGGCAGGATTTGCTTCGAAAATGGGCGTCCTGCAGCAGCTGCTGGCGCGAAACGACGGAATTCCGATCGGAAAGTTTTAA
- a CDS encoding sigma-70 family RNA polymerase sigma factor, translated as MASRLTQSDFSSVEHDRPESGGGPDELFVELFAKSNRPVFSWILTLVGKESVAEEIYQETCLALWRSFSEYDRSRDFTRWACGVALNQVRQYRRRVSRDSLLFDDETVTRIAASQQGYRELIDLRREALATCLERLPREDQSLVKECYQSDSTIKAGAERLGRPISSVYKALTRIQTTLFLCVDRILRLEDHHE; from the coding sequence ATGGCGTCCCGATTGACCCAATCCGACTTTTCAAGCGTGGAACACGACCGCCCGGAATCCGGTGGCGGGCCGGATGAATTGTTCGTTGAGCTTTTCGCCAAGTCGAACCGACCCGTTTTCTCGTGGATTCTGACATTGGTGGGAAAAGAGTCGGTCGCCGAAGAGATTTATCAGGAGACGTGCCTCGCGCTGTGGCGGAGTTTCAGCGAGTACGACCGATCACGCGACTTCACCCGCTGGGCTTGTGGCGTGGCACTCAATCAGGTTCGCCAGTACCGACGCCGCGTCTCCCGCGACTCACTGCTTTTCGATGACGAGACCGTCACTCGGATCGCCGCAAGCCAGCAGGGCTATCGCGAGCTGATCGACTTGCGACGCGAAGCTTTGGCGACATGTCTGGAGCGGCTTCCGCGTGAAGACCAATCACTCGTTAAAGAGTGCTATCAGTCTGACTCAACAATTAAAGCCGGCGCCGAGCGTCTGGGCAGACCGATCAGCTCGGTCTATAAGGCGCTGACTCGAATACAGACGACGCTCTTTCTTTGTGTTGATCGCATCCTCCGGCTGGAGGATCACCATGAATAA
- a CDS encoding LamG-like jellyroll fold domain-containing protein — translation MNKPATRAELLQLLGGLTNDQLSATERSRLEEVVASDPKARLIYVEYMDQHVRLREAAGALPTASLSVSRRRGPLTNRHSVIYALTVACTLLAGVGLGIYGWSYRTVAELVAASPGALTVDGTLFNDAGSLRISELTLDHGLARIRMKGGAELAIEGPASLALINGTTVRLQYGLLSVLAEGEARDFVVQTPTAQVTDLGTAFTINARPEAAMEVHVQEGEVDLATSSKSIRLSEGSAARVSEDESRFNLIPVDREIHFDPRRVASLSDIVQEEVQAELKERRSRNDPDLLLYYSFDPNSIDENAVVSNQAFGRSDFGYGQAEGVRLVQGRYKNDTALRFDRGEEFTRVMVDVANSNRFRGFRGNLSVAIWFRCDPKVARAQTLLARSGHLGSNWGFRRQQRGQSERTRLKLDYWGPGAPELWADTDVGDGKWHSAVATFSSLRPKRTVIRFYVDGRLEAVSPVVGHFDEENRPLVIGGRSFGDIAHKNDKMFSGDISMVQIYQRVLSPEEISDTFSP, via the coding sequence ATGAATAAGCCGGCGACGCGGGCCGAGCTGCTCCAACTGCTCGGCGGGCTGACGAATGATCAACTTTCGGCGACCGAGCGATCTCGGCTCGAAGAGGTCGTCGCTTCCGATCCCAAAGCCCGCCTGATCTATGTCGAATATATGGATCAGCACGTGCGGCTTAGAGAAGCCGCCGGAGCGCTGCCGACGGCGTCACTCAGCGTCTCCAGGCGCCGGGGGCCTTTAACGAACCGGCATTCAGTCATCTATGCGCTGACCGTCGCCTGCACCTTGCTGGCGGGCGTGGGGCTCGGAATTTACGGATGGTCCTATCGGACGGTTGCGGAACTCGTAGCCGCATCGCCCGGGGCCTTAACTGTCGATGGAACGCTCTTCAATGATGCCGGTTCGCTGCGGATCAGCGAACTGACACTGGATCACGGACTAGCGCGCATTCGGATGAAGGGCGGCGCGGAGCTTGCTATTGAAGGTCCCGCATCGCTCGCGTTAATCAATGGAACGACGGTCCGCCTGCAATACGGGCTGCTTTCCGTACTTGCCGAAGGGGAAGCCCGCGACTTCGTCGTTCAGACTCCGACCGCTCAGGTCACCGATCTAGGGACCGCATTCACCATTAATGCGCGGCCGGAAGCCGCGATGGAGGTGCATGTTCAAGAAGGCGAAGTCGATCTCGCGACATCGTCAAAATCAATCCGCCTGTCGGAGGGCTCAGCCGCACGAGTATCGGAAGACGAATCTCGGTTCAATTTAATTCCGGTTGATCGAGAAATTCACTTCGATCCGCGCCGGGTCGCATCGCTGTCCGATATCGTACAGGAGGAGGTCCAAGCGGAATTAAAAGAACGTCGGTCACGTAACGATCCTGACCTGCTCCTCTACTATTCGTTCGATCCTAACTCGATTGATGAGAACGCGGTTGTTTCGAACCAAGCGTTCGGGAGGAGCGACTTCGGGTATGGACAGGCTGAAGGTGTTCGGCTTGTTCAAGGTCGCTACAAGAATGACACGGCGTTGCGGTTCGACCGGGGCGAAGAATTTACCCGCGTAATGGTCGATGTTGCCAACTCCAATCGATTTCGAGGCTTCCGCGGAAATCTTTCTGTCGCGATCTGGTTTCGTTGTGATCCGAAAGTTGCGCGGGCGCAAACCCTATTGGCGCGGTCGGGACATCTCGGGAGCAATTGGGGGTTTCGTCGCCAGCAAAGAGGCCAAAGTGAGCGAACCAGACTGAAACTCGATTATTGGGGACCCGGAGCCCCGGAGCTCTGGGCGGATACCGATGTCGGCGACGGAAAGTGGCATTCGGCTGTTGCGACATTCTCCAGCCTGCGTCCGAAAAGGACCGTGATCCGCTTCTATGTCGACGGAAGGCTCGAGGCGGTTTCGCCCGTCGTAGGGCATTTTGACGAGGAGAACCGCCCTCTCGTCATCGGGGGACGTTCGTTCGGGGATATCGCTCACAAGAACGACAAGATGTTTTCAGGCGACATTTCGATGGTCCAAATTTATCAACGAGTACTCAGTCCAGAAGAAATTTCTGACACCTTCAGCCCTTAA
- a CDS encoding glycosyl hydrolase family 28-related protein — protein MSDLYRVVAVALILNCWTSLEVACGGEAIRGEMSDELWAKVLAKNPNVAKGDRQAWRAALHPSNPITEVPSELGNQKLAELGYVDVTAAPFAADPTGSRDSTKSLQDAINFARDHQMVCFFPAGDYVISETLSCRHSLAVREQTGDLYGPNLFPCQLVGSTKDSTRRARLILAANSSGFDKADSRKHVVYFSNVSNRAESPDSGEANTVHYNQTFRSIDIIVREGNDGAVGLRMQAAEGSTIQDTTIDLREGGHTGVWGLPGSGGSTHAVTVLGGKIGIDTRNHPEPRDRFASGSQPTVTVFDVTLVNQSEWAVWSLSRGPLIGAGWTIQTQKTGPVIRVGKPWVAFPFDNSFGLIDARIDYQVPSLKNVVFESDRSLFLQNVYARNAAGIEAQGDVEVCEGSWSRLKTCAIHKERAPHKRFKGTEPVYDNGTLVGDSLIESECVTSTPPDLNLKHAWGSDFPSFESNDVVNVKDFGAIGDGVADDAAAFEKAIAAGNTVFLPKGRYRVGRTVQLKPGTVLIGVSQTLSRIAGGDSKDYGRFGNNPDPEGNPLPIVASATGRGAVNKLGCLGIDILYPWSAHDPRVIGAYCLDWQAGPGSLIRDCAVNGKTQHYFNPELVLKIHHKNRTRKMARIDEDETDEEPLYPLKHPLVKIHNGGAVDWFNFYIHGNHPYKNESRVLLIQDTQGPVAIHHLHAQHARCDYIVEVQDSSNVDVFGIKSEHHTNFMLVEDSDHVRIVGHGGIATPEPPRSHYTFKNCDDFLLSNFGEQATFASQFQKKGSWRNPLPLYPTDSYDAMVEIRDGERIVTESRFERPILYRRGEPLR, from the coding sequence GTGTCAGACCTTTATAGGGTGGTTGCGGTCGCATTAATACTTAATTGCTGGACGTCGCTGGAGGTCGCGTGCGGCGGCGAAGCGATCCGCGGGGAGATGTCGGATGAACTGTGGGCGAAAGTTCTCGCGAAGAATCCGAACGTCGCCAAAGGCGATCGGCAGGCGTGGCGGGCGGCGCTGCATCCGAGCAATCCGATCACGGAAGTCCCCAGTGAATTGGGTAACCAGAAATTAGCGGAGCTCGGTTATGTTGACGTGACGGCTGCACCGTTCGCAGCAGACCCTACCGGTTCGCGTGACTCGACGAAGTCACTGCAGGACGCGATTAACTTCGCACGCGATCATCAAATGGTCTGCTTTTTTCCGGCGGGCGACTATGTGATTTCAGAGACGCTCTCATGTCGACACTCATTAGCGGTCCGTGAGCAGACCGGTGATCTCTACGGGCCGAATCTGTTTCCCTGTCAGCTCGTCGGATCGACGAAGGACTCAACACGCAGGGCCCGGCTCATTCTGGCTGCGAACTCGAGCGGCTTCGATAAAGCGGACAGCCGCAAACATGTCGTTTATTTTTCGAACGTATCGAACCGCGCGGAAAGTCCTGACAGCGGCGAAGCGAATACCGTTCATTACAACCAAACGTTCCGGTCGATCGACATCATTGTTCGCGAAGGAAACGACGGAGCTGTGGGGCTGCGAATGCAGGCCGCCGAGGGAAGCACGATTCAGGATACGACCATCGATCTGCGAGAAGGCGGTCATACGGGCGTGTGGGGCTTGCCCGGTTCTGGTGGCAGTACTCATGCCGTGACAGTGCTGGGTGGCAAGATCGGAATAGACACTCGGAATCATCCGGAGCCGCGTGATCGATTTGCGTCCGGTTCGCAGCCGACCGTGACCGTTTTTGATGTGACGCTGGTGAATCAAAGTGAATGGGCGGTGTGGTCCTTATCGCGTGGGCCGCTGATCGGGGCCGGCTGGACGATTCAGACGCAGAAAACGGGACCGGTCATTCGGGTCGGCAAACCGTGGGTGGCATTTCCATTCGACAATTCTTTCGGATTAATTGATGCGAGAATCGACTATCAGGTTCCGTCGCTTAAGAATGTCGTCTTCGAGAGCGATCGCAGTTTATTCCTGCAAAATGTTTATGCGCGGAATGCCGCCGGTATTGAAGCTCAGGGGGACGTCGAAGTCTGTGAGGGGTCGTGGTCACGGTTGAAGACATGTGCGATTCATAAAGAACGTGCACCGCACAAGCGATTTAAGGGGACCGAACCCGTTTATGACAACGGGACTCTCGTCGGGGATTCATTGATCGAAAGTGAGTGCGTGACGTCGACGCCGCCGGACCTGAATTTGAAACATGCGTGGGGATCAGACTTCCCTTCGTTTGAGTCGAACGACGTGGTGAACGTCAAGGACTTCGGTGCGATCGGTGACGGCGTGGCGGACGACGCGGCGGCCTTCGAGAAAGCGATTGCCGCGGGGAACACGGTGTTCTTGCCGAAGGGGCGATACCGCGTGGGACGTACGGTGCAGTTGAAACCGGGCACGGTGTTAATCGGTGTCAGCCAAACGCTATCCCGGATCGCGGGAGGTGATTCCAAGGACTACGGACGATTCGGGAACAATCCCGATCCCGAAGGGAATCCTTTGCCGATCGTCGCGAGCGCAACCGGACGGGGTGCCGTTAACAAGCTCGGTTGTTTAGGAATCGACATCTTGTATCCGTGGTCAGCGCACGATCCGAGGGTGATCGGGGCGTATTGTCTGGACTGGCAGGCCGGCCCCGGTTCATTAATCAGAGACTGTGCTGTCAACGGAAAGACGCAGCACTATTTCAACCCGGAACTCGTCTTGAAGATTCACCATAAGAATCGCACGCGAAAGATGGCGCGAATCGATGAGGACGAGACGGATGAAGAACCACTCTACCCGCTGAAGCATCCGCTCGTTAAAATCCATAACGGTGGAGCGGTCGACTGGTTTAACTTCTATATTCACGGAAACCATCCTTATAAGAACGAATCCCGCGTGTTGCTGATTCAAGATACGCAAGGGCCGGTCGCGATCCATCATTTGCACGCACAACACGCGCGGTGTGATTACATTGTTGAAGTGCAGGACAGTTCGAACGTCGACGTCTTCGGCATTAAGAGCGAGCACCACACGAACTTCATGCTCGTGGAAGACTCCGATCACGTGCGGATCGTCGGGCATGGGGGAATCGCGACGCCAGAGCCACCGCGTTCGCACTATACGTTCAAGAATTGCGACGACTTCTTGCTGTCGAATTTCGGCGAACAGGCCACGTTCGCGAGTCAGTTTCAGAAGAAGGGGAGCTGGCGGAATCCACTCCCGCTGTACCCGACCGACAGCTACGACGCGATGGTCGAGATTCGAGACGGCGAAAGAATCGTGACCGAGTCGCGGTTTGAACGGCCGATTCTCTACCGGCGCGGCGAGCCGCTGAGGTAA
- a CDS encoding class I SAM-dependent methyltransferase — protein sequence MSVAASDPSEKIRPELGTVQETMLIPLWARATESQQRSPILCDPKAVEICEAIDFDFAQFRRATMSRVGIALRTLQFDAWIKSFLADHPAGTVVEVGAGLSSRFERLDNGSVRWIDLDLPDSIALRRNFFDESPRRTMLASSVLDEQWLDVAAEAGGPWFVNIEAVLMYLDEPQIRDLFGTIASRLPGAMVAFDTLTSRGLRQQGRHEMKRFFEATFTWSIEDTRAIERWGDQFRCVDRVNLKHVAVRNLDRIPLRLKVISLAMSAFRRRAVNDYWLSLFCLNGQDSAIDG from the coding sequence GTGTCAGTAGCTGCGTCCGACCCTTCTGAGAAGATCCGCCCGGAACTCGGGACGGTGCAGGAAACGATGCTGATCCCGCTGTGGGCCCGCGCGACGGAGTCACAGCAGCGGTCCCCGATTCTGTGCGATCCCAAAGCAGTCGAAATCTGCGAGGCGATTGATTTCGACTTCGCGCAGTTTCGCCGGGCGACCATGAGCCGCGTCGGCATCGCCCTGCGGACGCTGCAGTTCGATGCGTGGATCAAGTCATTTCTGGCGGATCATCCCGCCGGAACCGTCGTTGAAGTTGGTGCTGGCTTGAGCAGCCGATTCGAGCGACTCGATAACGGTTCGGTTCGCTGGATTGATCTCGATCTCCCGGATTCGATCGCGCTGCGACGGAACTTTTTTGACGAGTCCCCCCGCCGCACGATGCTGGCGTCGTCGGTGCTCGATGAGCAGTGGCTCGATGTCGCTGCCGAAGCCGGCGGGCCATGGTTCGTTAACATCGAAGCGGTGCTGATGTATCTGGATGAACCGCAGATTCGAGATTTATTCGGGACGATCGCAAGCCGGTTACCCGGGGCAATGGTGGCGTTCGATACGTTGACGTCGCGGGGCCTGCGGCAGCAGGGCCGGCACGAGATGAAGCGATTTTTCGAGGCGACGTTCACCTGGTCAATTGAGGATACGCGAGCGATCGAACGGTGGGGCGATCAATTTCGATGCGTCGATCGGGTGAATCTGAAGCACGTCGCGGTCCGCAATCTCGATCGCATCCCCCTGCGGCTGAAAGTGATCAGCCTTGCGATGTCCGCATTTCGCAGGCGAGCCGTCAACGACTACTGGCTCTCATTGTTCTGCCTGAACGGCCAAGACTCGGCGATCGACGGCTGA
- the glmS gene encoding glutamine--fructose-6-phosphate transaminase (isomerizing), whose amino-acid sequence MCGIVGYVGSQAASQILIXGLRRLEYRGYDSAGVGLSHNGTLKVHKKAGRVKELEKALAQQSPLGSLGIGHTRWATHGPATDVNAHPHRGGNGEVVLVHNGVIENYTLLRNRLQERGYVFHTATDSEVVAHLIAFELEELTKLSHDPTDADTCVQSIASAISQLDGAYGVAVLFQSCPDTLFAVRNGSPLVVGVGKGEHFIASDAGPLGGRTEQVVYLQDHEMVVLTADRLRLINRDGAAAKPQIRILDKAETQADLGEFPHYMLKEIFEQPRTIENAMRGRIDQDEATAKFGGLNLSVQQLRSVDRIVLTACGTSWHAGLVGEYLIEEFARIPVEVEYASELRYRNPPLNDHTMVFSITQSGETADTLAAMRECRRKGLPSLSICNVVGSTIAREADGGIYLHAGPEIGVASTKAFTSQVTVLTLLALYLGRMRHVSYPSGQRLLRQLAAIPEKVEATLACNAAVEEVAKKYFTCRNFLYLGRLYNFPVALEGALKLKEISYIHAEGYPAAEMKHGPIALVDEQTPSVFVVPRGHIYPKVISNIEEVKARGGPVIAIACEGDDKIAELADDVIFVPDVEEYLQPLVTSVPLQLLAYHIAVLRGCDVDRPRNLAKSVTVE is encoded by the coding sequence ATGTGCGGAATTGTCGGATACGTCGGTTCTCAGGCCGCTTCGCAAATTTTGATCGNCGGATTGCGCCGGCTCGAGTACCGCGGGTATGACAGCGCCGGAGTCGGACTTTCGCACAACGGAACGCTAAAGGTTCATAAAAAAGCCGGCCGCGTGAAGGAGTTGGAAAAGGCGCTGGCGCAACAGTCGCCTCTCGGGTCGCTGGGAATTGGTCACACCCGCTGGGCCACGCACGGCCCGGCGACCGACGTCAACGCCCACCCGCATCGCGGCGGCAACGGCGAGGTGGTGCTCGTTCACAATGGAGTGATCGAAAACTACACGCTGCTGAGAAATCGCCTGCAGGAACGCGGATATGTGTTCCACACCGCGACCGATTCCGAGGTCGTTGCGCATCTGATCGCCTTCGAACTCGAAGAACTAACGAAACTCAGCCACGACCCAACCGATGCGGACACCTGTGTGCAATCGATCGCGTCGGCGATCAGCCAACTCGACGGCGCCTACGGCGTAGCGGTCCTGTTTCAGAGCTGCCCGGATACGCTGTTCGCCGTGCGCAACGGCAGCCCGTTGGTCGTCGGGGTCGGCAAGGGTGAGCACTTCATCGCCAGCGACGCCGGTCCCTTGGGTGGGCGAACGGAGCAGGTCGTTTATCTTCAGGATCACGAGATGGTGGTCCTGACCGCCGACCGACTTCGCCTGATCAACCGCGACGGGGCAGCCGCCAAGCCTCAAATTCGTATTCTCGACAAAGCGGAAACACAGGCCGATCTCGGCGAGTTTCCGCACTACATGCTTAAAGAAATCTTCGAGCAGCCGCGGACCATCGAGAACGCCATGCGCGGCCGCATCGATCAGGATGAAGCGACCGCGAAGTTCGGCGGGCTTAATCTCTCAGTGCAACAACTGCGAAGCGTCGATCGGATCGTCCTGACCGCCTGCGGCACGAGCTGGCACGCCGGCCTCGTCGGGGAGTACCTGATCGAAGAGTTCGCCCGCATTCCGGTCGAAGTCGAATACGCCAGCGAACTGCGTTACCGCAACCCGCCGCTGAATGACCACACGATGGTCTTCTCGATCACGCAGAGCGGCGAAACCGCCGACACCCTCGCCGCGATGCGGGAATGCCGTCGCAAAGGTCTGCCGTCGCTTTCAATCTGCAACGTTGTCGGCAGCACGATCGCCCGCGAAGCCGATGGCGGAATCTATCTGCATGCCGGACCGGAGATCGGTGTCGCCAGCACCAAGGCCTTTACGTCACAGGTCACGGTTCTGACGCTGCTGGCCCTGTACCTCGGGCGTATGCGTCACGTCTCCTACCCGTCGGGCCAACGCCTGCTGCGGCAACTGGCGGCAATTCCTGAGAAGGTTGAAGCGACACTGGCCTGTAATGCCGCGGTTGAAGAGGTCGCCAAGAAGTACTTCACCTGCCGCAACTTCTTGTACCTCGGCCGGCTCTATAACTTCCCCGTCGCCCTTGAAGGCGCTTTGAAGCTCAAAGAAATCAGCTACATCCATGCCGAGGGCTACCCCGCCGCCGAGATGAAGCACGGACCGATCGCGCTGGTCGACGAACAGACCCCGAGCGTGTTCGTTGTTCCGCGGGGGCATATCTATCCGAAGGTCATCAGCAACATCGAAGAAGTCAAAGCCCGCGGCGGCCCGGTCATCGCGATCGCCTGCGAGGGGGATGACAAAATCGCCGAGTTGGCCGATGACGTGATCTTCGTGCCCGACGTTGAAGAGTACCTGCAACCGCTCGTCACTTCGGTCCCGCTGCAACTGCTCGCCTACCACATCGCCGTCTTAAGAGGCTGCGACGTTGACCGCCCGCGGAATTTGGCAAAGAGCGTCACGGTGGAGTAG
- a CDS encoding DUF1559 domain-containing protein has protein sequence MSRKPRRAAFTLIELLVVIAIIAILIALLLPAVQQAREAARRSSCKNNLKQLSLAVANFHDTYQRYPVGSDDGFSWQARILPQMEQAAIYEAFDFDSSFNSAGNRAAASALIPSFLCPSDPAPKRLTVDGVTDHAVSSYCGSGGPFPAEWSRDDHSGYKGTQLVAPLGSPVGGNNSDANVADYATIADITDGTSNTILLGEVTWQRSQNQRLYGSAGDSGGAGTFDDADRNLRMTYFGPNVPEDQVVPFGGSPCSIPNDIDTASWPYSCTRTNAEEFMFHSQHTGGAHFAFADGSVHFISDNIDSQPPRLENAGEWATNPRNKRFSNKRLWRVETEEGLRRAWKNKTFTLAVFQRLGMMNDGQPVGEF, from the coding sequence ATGTCTCGCAAGCCGCGAAGAGCTGCGTTTACCTTGATCGAGTTGCTGGTGGTCATCGCCATTATTGCGATTCTGATTGCCCTGCTTCTTCCTGCGGTTCAACAGGCGCGCGAAGCCGCTCGCCGGAGTTCGTGCAAGAACAACCTGAAGCAACTCAGCCTGGCCGTGGCCAATTTTCACGATACCTATCAACGATATCCCGTGGGTTCCGATGATGGATTCAGTTGGCAGGCCCGCATCCTCCCGCAGATGGAGCAGGCGGCTATCTACGAAGCGTTCGACTTTGACTCATCGTTTAATTCGGCTGGCAACCGCGCAGCCGCGTCGGCCTTAATTCCATCGTTCTTGTGCCCTTCCGACCCGGCACCGAAAAGGTTGACTGTCGATGGCGTGACCGATCACGCGGTCAGCAGTTACTGCGGTAGCGGCGGCCCCTTCCCCGCGGAATGGTCGCGCGACGATCACTCCGGCTATAAGGGCACGCAACTGGTCGCGCCGCTCGGCAGTCCGGTCGGGGGGAACAACAGTGATGCGAACGTCGCCGACTATGCAACCATCGCCGACATCACTGACGGGACGTCGAACACGATTCTGTTGGGTGAGGTCACTTGGCAGCGGTCACAGAATCAGCGGCTTTACGGGTCTGCCGGTGACTCAGGAGGCGCGGGAACGTTTGACGACGCCGACCGTAATCTTCGGATGACCTACTTCGGGCCGAACGTACCTGAAGATCAGGTCGTCCCGTTCGGCGGGTCCCCGTGCTCGATTCCCAATGATATCGACACGGCATCATGGCCTTACAGTTGCACGCGGACAAACGCGGAGGAATTTATGTTCCACAGCCAACATACCGGCGGCGCGCACTTCGCGTTCGCCGACGGTTCGGTCCACTTCATCAGCGATAATATCGATTCGCAGCCACCAAGGCTGGAGAATGCCGGCGAGTGGGCGACAAACCCCAGAAATAAGCGATTTTCGAATAAGAGACTGTGGCGGGTGGAAACCGAAGAAGGCTTGCGGCGTGCCTGGAAGAACAAGACTTTCACCCTCGCAGTCTTTCAACGCCTCGGCATGATGAACGACGGGCAGCCCGTCGGCGAGTTTTAA